CATTTTCTATCACAGGGCAACCTAATGCGATGGGAGGGCGAGAAGTTGGAGGGTTGGCTACTCAGTTGGCCGCGCATCGGGGCTTTGAACCTGATGCGTTAAATTTTGTGCGTGATGCATGGGATGCCCCTAATCTCGTACAAACTGCAGGTTTGAAAGCCGTGGATTTATTTGATGCAGTGGCTCGTGGCGACATTCGTTTTTTATGGATCATCGCGACTAACCCTGCGGTGTCTTTGCCAAATAGTGCCAAGGTCAGGGAAGCACTCGCGCAATGTGAATGTCTGGTGGTATCGGATATTAGTGCTGACACTGATACTGCGTGCTATGCCGATATTCTATTGCCAGCAGCGGGATGGGGTGAAAAGTCAGGCATGGTCACGAATTCTGAGCGGTGCATGACGCGGCAACGTGCTTTTATGCCAGCGCCAGGATCGGCAAAACCAGATTGGAAAATTTTGGCAGATGTCGGGCGTAAGTTAGGTTATGACGAGGCTTTTTCCTTTAATTCTGAAGCGGATATCTTTCGTGAATATGCCGCGTTAACGGCGGTGAATACTAACACGCCATTTAAACTGGATTTATCGGTTTTAGCTGTGATGTCAGATGATGAGTATATCCACTGGCAGCCAACACGTTGGCCATTAACACATGGTGCTTCACAACCACTCTATCATGACGGGGCTTTTGCGACGTCCAACGGTAAAGCGAACCTAGTGGTACCAGCTCAATTGCACTCGCAGCAGCTCGATTCTGAGCAAAAAAAAGAACAGGGCTTACCTCTCTGGTCGCTGAACACTGGTCGGCTGCGTGATCAGTGGCATACGATGACACGGACAGGGCATATCACTGCTTTGGCACAATCTGAACCCGAACCCACGGTTTATATGCATCCTGTAAGTATTCAACAGGCGGGTTTCACTGTCGGGCAATTAGTGGTTATGGATACTGCGTCCCCTTTTCTTTTAGCCTCCACTTTTTCAGATTTACATCATCCATTTGATCTGGCGGATTCACATGGAAGACTGCCTTCAATTATCGTGCGATTACAGAGCAATGATGGCTTACGCCGTGATCAAGTTTTTATGTCTATACACTGGGCTGGCGTATTTGGTGGATCTAATACCGTGAATTATATAGTGGCGGCAGCTGTAGATTGCCTATCGGGTCAACCGGCATTTAAGTCGAACCAAGTGACCATACGTCCTGCACCAGACATGTGGCATGGGTTGTATCTTGGTGAGCAAACGCCTGTGTCCTTGCCAACAGACTGTTGCAGTTATCAAAAAGGCTGGCGCAGTGGCATTTGGCGTTTTGCTCAAAAAGTGCCAGTCACTACTTGCTCGACACCGCGCAGTGATGACCAAGTATTAGCAATGTGGTTACAAAAGTTTTTTGTTAATGAAAAGCAGCTTGAAGTGGATTCTGTTGGCGTTTCATTACCTACGGTCAGTAAACGATTGGTGATCGAGCAAACGTGGGGCTATGCCGTTATTGAATTGAATGTGCAGGGTGAGCCTCTTGTTGTTACTGGGATCTTTGCGTTTAGTGAGCAGCCAATAGCACTGGATGTCGCTGTGCTTTCGGAATTGATGGGGCAACCATTTTCCTTGGTTTCGGTATTGATGGCGTTGAATGATGGCAGTCAGCCTAGTCGTTTGATTTGTAGCTGTTTTCGAGTCACGGATCAGCAGATCATTCATGCAGTGGAAAAGGAGGGAGTCGGTAGCCTTTGTCAATTACAAAAACAGCTAAAGTGTGGCACCAATTGTGGCTCTTGTTTACCTGAAGTCGAGCAGCAACTCGATCTCTTGATTGCTTCAGTGACGTCCAGAAGCCAGTAGCAGACCCCCTGATTTTTATGCCTACCTTGATTGGTAGGTAGCACGAGGAGCGAGACTATTATGGATAATCGAGTAAAAAACTCAGAACAACGGACGGCTTTTCATGACCATTTAACACTGCATCGTGAGTACCGTTCAAATCGAAGTGGTAGCGTGCCAGTTACAACGAATGCCTGTAATTTGAATGAAAGTGCAAGCAAAAAAGGCTTTGTTAGTTTAGTCGGCGCTGGCCCGAGTGATCCTGAACTACTGACAGTGAAAGCATTGAAAGCCATCCAGCAAGCCGATGTTTTGGTTTTCGATCGCCTTGTTAGCCAAGATATTATTGCGCTGGCTAATCCCGATGCTGAGCATTTATATGTAGGGAAACGTTGCGGTTTTCCGAGTTTAAAGCAGCCTGATATTAACGAACTTTTGATCACTAAGGCGCAACAAGGTTTGTATGTCGTAAGACTAAAAGGGGGTGACCCGTTGATTTTTGGCCGTGGTGGCGAAGAAGGTTTAGCACTGGCTCAACACAAGATCCCTTTTGAATTTATTCCTGGTATTACAGCTGCTCTGGGCTGCGCTGCTTCATCATTTATCCCACTCACGCATCGCCAAGTCTCGCGTTCCGTTACTTTTATCACAGGTCATGTAGTCGCGGGTTCTTTACCTGCATGGTCGATGCTTGCCAATGAAGGGCAAACCTTGGTCTTTTATATGGGGTTGGAAAAAGCGATAGAGATTGAAACGGGACTATTACAAGCGGGTTTAGCGGCAACAACACCTGTGGCTGTCGTCACCCACGGTTGTTCGCCATTGCAGCTGGTTTATATTGCTCAGCTTGATGGTCTGCAGGTATTGGCACACACATTAAAAGGTGAATCGCCAGCATTATTGATAATAGGTGACGTTGTCACTTTGCGTGCGGAGCTAACCACCACAATAGCCGCGTTTCAGACTAAGAGTGAAGCCGTTATTAACAGCGGGCATGTGCCTGTAGTGCTATGAGCACTAAACTGGCAGACAACTTGCTTCCATATACTGATAGTTAGCGTGATAAGAATAATTAGTAGCCAAGGTAGAGGAAGACTAAATGCAGGGGAAGCCGCTCATTGTGTGTAGTGATAACTTACAACAGCAAGCCGCCATTACCGGTCGACTGGCAGTCGATTACGATAAAATCATAGGTTGTACTCTTCATCAGCTTGAAGTTTTGGTTGAACGGTATGTCGATTGTATTTTAGTGGTCTCATGGCAGCGTCCTAGTGCTGAATTAAGCATGATTGTTGATCATGCTTCTTGCCATAAAATCCCATTGTTGATTTTGCTTAGGCAGCTTAATCAAAATGATATCAATCGTTTACCAGAGCCAAATGGTTACGTCATGTTACCTGCTGACAGTCAATTTGATTTGTCGGCGTGGGTGTTTCGAGCAGAGCAGGTTCGTCAGTGTCAGCGCCAACAAGAATCTGAAATTGAGCAGCTGACGCAGCAACTAGCGGATCGTAAATGGGTCGAGAAGGCCAAGGGGTTACTCATGCAGCATCATGGTTTGGATGAAGAGAGCGCGTTTAAAGCGTTGCGAACGGCATCGATGAATAACAGCCAATCTCTTGCGCAAGTAGCGAGAAATATTGTTCACACCTTGAGTGTCATAAGCGGCTCGCGAACCTAGTCTTTTTTATATCGAGAGTAAGTTTGGTGCAAGCTGCACCATTTGGAAGCGATGTGAGGTCGTCAAAAATATTGTCTATAGTTAACTTGTTGATTATTTTTTATTAAAAATTAATCTCATCTTGGCATAGAAAATGGATTATCTAAGTAGGTAACAAAAGTAACGATGAAATAATGATCAGAGAAGCACTATACGCAATATAACGTTAGGTGCTTTCAATAAGGTTACTGTTATTACGGCATTAATACTTAAAGAAATTCAAAAAAATATAACGCGATGGTTTCCATTGCTCACCAAGTTTTCAAGCTCAACGGCGGGCAGGATAGCTTGGCAAAGACGCCACTGTTTCTTTTAGAAGCAGTGGCGTTTTTTGTTTGGTTTTAATCTCAGTATTTTTAAATCAAAACACTGTTAGACATAGAGGAGTAAGGCATGAAGCAAACAAGGATGTGGTCGCCCCCAAGGCAAATCTCTCAGTGGCTGTGCTGTCTTAGTGCAGCATTGGCTTTACCTGTGTTCGCCGCTGTTGGCGAGCCTGAGCGCGAAGATCTGACGCTTGGATTCATTAAGCTAACGGATATGGCACCGCTAGCCGTCGCCTATGAAAAGGGCTTTTTCGAAGATGAGGGGCTGTATGTCACATTGGAAGCGCAAGCCAATTGGAAGGTACTGCTTGATAGGGTGATTGATGGCCAGCTAGATGGCGCACACATGTTGGCTGGGCAGCCATTGGGCGCAACGATAGGGATTGGCACGCAGGCTGACATTATTACGGCGTATAGCATGGATTTAAACGGTAATGCCATCACAGTTTCTAACGATGTATGGCAAGAAATGAAGCCAAACTTAGCGGTAGATCCAGATGGAAAAATCATACACCCCATAGCTGCAACGGCATTAAAGCCTGTGGTGGAGTCTTACCTGGATAAAGGGAAGGCTTTTAACATGGGGATGGTCTTTCCTGTTTCCACTCATAACTATGAACTTCGCTATTGGTTAGCGGCTGGTGGATTACATCCTGGCTATTATGCTCCCCATAAAGGTGATAACAGCGGCCAGCTTGATGCAGACGTGCTGTTGAGCGTGACCCCGCCTCCTCAAATGCCTGCGACGATGGAAGCGGGCACCATAAAAGGTTACTGCGTAGGTGAACCTTGGAACCAGCAAGCTGTGTTTAAAGGGATTGGCGTACCTGTCGTGACCGACTATGAGATCTGGAAAAATAATCCCGAAAAAGTGTTTGGCGTGTCGAAACGCTGGGCGGAAAAATACCCTAACACTCATATTCGGGTGATTAAAGCAATGATTCGAGCGGCGCATTGGTTAGACGAAAATAACAATGCTAACCGTGCTGAAGCCGTGAAAATACTGGCCAAAAGTGAGTATGTTGGTGCAGATGAAGAAGTGATTGCCAACAGCATGACGGGGACCTTTGAGTATGAAAAAGAGGACAAACGCGCCGTGCCTGATTTCAACGTCTTCTTTCGCTATAACGCGACTTACCCTTATTACAGTGATGCCATTTGGTACCTAACCCAAATGCGCCGTTGGGGACAAATTCCTCACCAACAAACAGACCAATGGTACATGGATATTGCGAAGCAAGTGTACCGTCCAGATATCTATCAATTTGCTGTCAGTGAGTTACTTAAAGAAGGACGCATGAAAGCGACTAATTTTCCTGACTTTAAAACGGAAGATGGTTTCCGTTCGCCACAAACTCACTTTATCGATGGCATTACCTATGACGGTAAGCTGCCTAATACGTACTTGAAGCAGTTTGCGATTGGGCTGAAAGATGATCAAGCGATCTAAGGGGGGAGTTATGTCAAACAATATTGCACTCTTACGCCGGATACCGAATAGGAAAATGGTGCTACATCAATCGCGTACAGTCTTGTTGCCTGTGATTGGTATTTTAGTTTTTCTATTGGTGTGGCACTTAACCGCAAAGCAAATACAAACTTCATTAGGCGCTTTGCCGGGTCCAACGCAAACTTATCAGCAATTTACTCGCTTGGTCGATGAGCATTTTGCCGAAGCAGAGAAAGCTGAAGCCTTTATGTTGCGTCAAGAAAAGCGTAATGCGGAGAAGCTGGCTACCAATCCTGATGCGAAAGTGAAAATCCGTCCTTATACAGGAAAACCCACCTTCTTTGACCAAATAGGAATCAGCTTAGTGACTGTCGCCAGTGGTTTTGCGCTTGCCTCTATGATGGCAATTCCGCTCGGTATTTTATTGGGTATGAATAGCAGCTTATACATGGCGGTGAATCCAATTATTCAATTGCTCAAACCCGTTTCTCCTTTGGCATGGCTGCCCATAGTCACCATGGTTGTTAGTGCGGTGTATGTCAGCAGTGAGCCCTTATTTCCTAAATCATTTGTTATTTCACTGTTTACTGTTGCCCTGTGCAGTGTGTGGCCGACCTTGATCAATACCGCAGTTGGTGTTGCCAATATAGATAAAGACCTGATGAATGTGAGTCGTGTTTTACAGCTCTCGGGCTTGCAGCATGTTAGGTCTATCGTTTTACCTTCGGCGACGCCCATGATGTTTACAGGGTTACGTTTGTCATTGGGGATCGCCTGGATGGTGCTGATTGCCGCTGAAATGCTGGCGCAAAATCCAGGTTTAGGGAAGTTTGTATGGGATGAATTTCAAAATGGCAGTTCGGCCTCTTTGGGGCGGATCATGGTTGCGGTATTAACCATAGGTTTGATTGGGCTCTTGTTAGATCGCGGGATGCTCGCGCTACAAAAGAAAGTGTCATGGAACAAGCAACAGCTGCTGCGTTAGATGCGGGTGATCAGAGCAAAGAAGGATAAAGCGATGGCTAAAAATATGAGCAATGAGACAGCTCCAGAAGCGCGCACCACAGTGAGTAAAACGTTTTTAGAACTCACCCAGCTTGGTATGCGTTACCCCACAGCAAAAGGTGAGTTTGTTGCACTACAAAATGTCAATTTCACCATTAAGCAAGGTGAGTTCATTTCGTTAATTGGGCATTCGGGGTGTGGTAAATCAACGGTTTTGGATTTAATTGCAGGTCTACAGATACCCACTGATGGTGGCGTGATTGTGGGTAAGCGAGAGGTTTCAGGTCCCGGCCCCGACCGAGCTGTGGTGTTTCAAAACCATGCGCTACTACCTTGGTTAAGCGTTTACCAGAATGTGGAATTAGCCTTTAAACAGGTGAACCAAGGGGGAAGTAAACAAGCTCTTCGATCTGGGGTGATGCATTACCTCGATTTAGTTCAAATGAGTCATGCCGCAGATAAACGACCTGATGAGATTTCAGGGGGGATGAAACAGCGCGTTGGGATAGCGCGGGCGTTAGCCATGAAACCCAAAGTGTTATTAATGGATGAGCCATTTGGTGCGCTTGATGCTTTGACTCGCGCTCATTTGCAAGATGCGCTAATGGCGATTCAAGCAGAATTGAAAAACACCGTCATTATGATCACCCACGATGTTGATGAAGCAGTATTGCTGTCGGATCGTATTGTGATGATGACCAATGGCCCAGCCGCCACCATCGGTGAGGTAGTAGACGTTGAGCTTGCAAAGCCTCGTAATCGGATTGAATTGGCTAACGATGACACGTACCAGCTTCTTCGCCAGCAAGTGCTGCGCTTTTTGTATGAAAAGCAGCGCAAAGTTGCACCGATCACCTCGGCCGAAAATCAGAAAGTTGCTTAGGAGGTTACATGGACAAGGAACATTTAATTATCGTCGGAAACGGTATGGTGGGTCATCACTTAGTGCAGCAGTTGGTGGAGCAAGGTGCGACAGAGCAGTTTCATATCACTGTGATTGGTGAAGAACGCTACGCTGCTTATGATCGTGTGCAGTTGTCGTCATTGTTCTCGGGTAAAAATCATCGCGATCTCATGTTAGGTGATAGCCAATGGTATCAAGATAACAAGATAGAGTTGATATTGGGCAGTTGTGTCACCCAGATTGATCGCATGCAACAGCGGGTTGAATTAGACAGTGAGGTGATCCTTGGGTATGACAAGTTGGTTTTGGCGACAGGGTCGGCCCCATTTGTACCGCCGATTAAAGGGCATGATCGTGACAATTGCTTTGTTTATCGTACTTTGGATGACTTGTGCGCCATTCGTAAAGCTTGTGATGGGGCTAGAACAGGGGCCGTTATTGGTGGTGGGTTACTCGGCTTAGAAGCTGCGAATGCATTACGTTTATTGGGCGTTAAAACCCATGTGGTTGAGTTTGCACCACGCTTGATGCCTGTGCAGTTAGATGAAGGAGCAGGGGCGTTACTGGCGGAAAAAGTGAGTGACCTTGGGGTGTCCGTGCACACTTCTATGATGACTGAATCTATCTGTGATGGTGAAACTGGCAAACATCGCCTGACCTTTAAAGACAGAGATCCGTTAGAAGTGGATGTATTGGTGTTTTCGGCGGGGATCCGACCACAAGATCAACTGGCAAGGTTGGCAGAGCTCGATGTGGGAGAGCGAGGCGGCATAGTGATCAATGATCATTGTCAAACGAGCGATCCTGCTATTTATGCCATTGGCGAGTGTGCTCTGTGGCAGCAACGTATCTTTGGTTTAGTCGCCCCAGGCTACACCATGGCCCGTATTGCGGCTGATAATTTACTGGGGGGAAACAAAGCTTTTAGCGGTGCGGATATGAGCACCAAATTGAAATTACTCGGTGTGGATGTCGCTTCCATTGGTGATGCGCAAATGCAAACGAAAGGTGCACGAGAAGTCGTCCTGCAAGATAACCAAGCGGGCAGTTATAAAAAATTGATCACCGATGCTAAGGGTGAGCGCTTATTGGGTGCCATCTTAGTGGGTGATAATAGCGACTATGATGCGCTATTACAGTGTTACTTGAACCAAACGGCCTTACCTGACCATGCCGCGCATTTGTTATTTGATACCTCTATGTTATTAGGGACTCAAAATGAGGCAGCCATCATTTGTTCGTGCCATAACGTTACCCGAGGAGAGCTGGTGGCGAAAGTGCAGGCGGGTTGTCATGATCTTGGTGAGCTAAAACAATGCACGAAAGCAGGTACAGGGTGTGGTGGATGTGGCACCATGGTTAAGACGATCCTTGATGATGAAATGGCCGCTATGGGCATGGAAGTGAATGATCATCTTTGTGAACACTTTGCTTATAGTCGGCAGGCTTTGTACCACCTGTGCCAAGTAGAAGGGCTTCGCACCTTTGAAGAGTTAGTAGATAAATATGGTACAGGCTTGGGGTGCGATATCTGTAAACCAACTGCCGCTTCTATTTTTGCCTCACTGTGGAATGAGCATGTGTTGGAATCTCACCATCAGCCGCTGCAAGATTCTAACGATGCTTTTCTTGCCAATATTCAAAAAGATGGCAGTTACTCCGTTGTTCCTCGTGTTCCTGGTGGCGAAATCACCCCCGATAAATTGATTGTGTTAGGGCAGGTGGCACAAAAATTCGACCTCTATACCAAGATCACAGGTGGTCAACGGGTCGATTTATTTGGAGCTCAACTGTCTCAATTACCCGCTATTTGGGAGGCTCTGATCCACGCTGGGTTTGAAACTGGGCATGCCTATGGGAAATCATTGCGGACAGTTAAATCGTGCGTTGGATCGACTTGGTGTCGCTACGGCGTTGATGATTCTGTTAGCTTAGCGATAGAGCTAGAAAACCGTTATAAAGGGCTACGCTCTCCTCATAAGTTAAAGTTTGCGGTATCAGGATGTACCCGAGAGTGCGCGGAAGCCCAAAGCAAAGATATCGGTATTATTGCGACCGAAAATGGTTGGAATCTTTACGTTGGCGGCAATGGTGGTATGCGACCACGACATGCGAACTTGTTCGCATCGGATCTCGATAAAACCACTTTAATTCAGTATATCGATCGCTTCTTAATGTTCTATGTCAAAACCGCTGATCGACTACAACGCACTTCAGTCTGGGTCGAAAGTGTTGATGGTGGATTGGCTTACCTGAAACAAGTGGTGATTGATGACGAACTGGGTATTGCCGATGAACTAGAAAGCCAGATGGCACATGTGATTAATACCTACCAGTGTGAGTGGCAAACCACATTAAACTCAGAAGAAAAGCTGGCGCGATTCACTCAATTTGTGAATACAAAAACAGATCCTGCCATTGCGACACCTCAAGTAGGCTATCAACGTATTCGTGGTCAGCGTATTCCTTTGAAGGAGGTTCAATAATGTGGACGAAAGTATGCCATCGTGAACACCTTATTCCAGAGTCGGGTAGAGCCGCATTAGTTGGACAGCAGCAACTCGCACTGTTTTATTTACCATCGATACAAGAGCAGGTATTTGCAATAGGAAATTGGGACCCAATAGGAAAAGCCTTTGTGATCAGCCGTGGTATTGTCGGTGATATTGCAGGTCAATTGTGCGTAGCTTCGCCCTTGTACAAACAACACTTTCAATTAGCGACAGGTGAGTGTATTGAGCAGAAAGATATCCAGTTACCAGTGTGGAAAACGCAGTGGCGTGGTGAAGAACTGTGGATCCGAATGACCCCTAAACCAGGCTGATCAGTATTGATCGTGATGGAGAGCAGTGATCTTACCTAATAATGAAACCGACTCTGATGAGTCGGTTTTTATTGGTGCTTAAATTATAAGCAAATTTTGATGCGGCTTGTTTTTATTTTCTTTTCGTTTACTGCCTTTACTCTGTTTTTTGGTTGATGATTATGTTAATTAAAATTATCTATTTAATTCATTATGTTGCGCTAGAGTAAAAAGTCTAATTTGATATAATGACAATATTATTTATCCATTAAAACAGTACGTTACAGCTTAAATTAGAATCATCCACTTAACAGTTTTTCTCCCTGATATTTGATATATAGTACTTCATTCTGTAAGTTTGGCTCGATCTCGTGTTTTGCTATGTGGCAAAGCGCGATTGGTAGGACGAAGAATGAGTGAAGGCTAAAGCGGATGAAAATTGATCATACAAAAGTATTGTTGGGCGCGCTGGGCTTATGGAGCGGCATGACTTCTGCTGCGGGATTTCAAATAGCAGAGCACTCCGCGTCAGGGCTGGGACGAGCATTTTCTGGTGAAGCCGTGATTGCAGATAACGCGGCGACATTGGCACGTAACCCCGCTTCAATGAGTATGTTACAAGGAACGAATGTTAGTTCAGGTATTGCTTATATTGACCCTGATATTCAGATTGAATTTAGCAAAGGCACAACGGTTGATGCTTTTGAAGATGAAGCTGCGCCCCCCGCTTTTGTGCCTAACTTCTTTATGACCCATGAACTCAACGACAAAATTACCCTTGGATTTGGCTCTTATTCTGATTTCGGCTTAGCGTCTGAATACAGTGAAGAAGTGAATGAAGAGTTTGGCGTGATCGCGGGAAATACTTCCGTTACCGTTATTAACTTAAACAGCAGCATCGCCTATGAAGTGAATGATCAATTAGCTCTAGGGGTGAGTGCGAGCTTACTGTTGGCACAGGCTGAACTAAATCGTTTTTCGCCTATTGCTGGCATGGTGACAGGTGGAGAAACCGATGTATTTGCCAGCCTTGAGGGAACAGGCATTGGATTTGGTTACAAAGTCGGTGCTGTTTACAAATTGAATGAAGATCACCGCTGGGGATTAGCTTATACCGGTGCGTCAGACATCGATATGAGTGGCGAATTCAGTGGTGTTCAGATGAATACTGACAACGCGAAACTTGATTATGTCAAAAATGTTGATGGTGAACTGACGTTAAACTTACCATCAATCATTGAGTTATCTGGTTACCATCAATTAACCCATGAGTTTGCCGTTCACTATAGCTGGGTGCATATAGGCTGGAGTAGCTTCCAAGAAATAAAAGCGACCTCAAAAGGTAATGAATGTAGCAATGCGGGTGAGAGCGACAAAGTGTGTCTACAAAAGCCTGAAGAGTGGAAAGACTCTAACCGTTACTCATTAGGGGCAACTTATAAGATAACCCCTCACTGGACAGTACGATCAGGTGTTGCTTACGATGAAACACCAACCGATCAACATGTTACCGCCAGTATTCCTGATTCAGATCGGATGTGGTACTCCGCAGGTCTTTCTTATTATCGTGGTGATCACCAGTTCGACTTTGGTTTGACTTACCTTGAGGGTGAGACTGGTGAAATTATTGAAGAAGAAGGGCTTTTCTTCAAAACCACCACCAGTAACGCCATGTTATACGCCATCCAATACTCCTACACCTTCTAGTAATACTTTGCTCTGCCATCGGAGCAGAGTATGAAAGAGAGAATATTATGAAAAAGAATTTACTGACTCAAGCCATGGTTGTGGCATTAGCTGCTGGTGCACTAACGGCTTGTAATTCATCTGATGATAATAATAGCGAAGAGAAGTTATTACCGGCGAATTTACAATTTTCATTTGGGCTAGAAAACAGTAAACAAATTGCTAATGATGCCAACCTGCCGATGCCAAATGACCTGTATTTTTGGGGTAAAGATGCCGTTCAAAGCGCGGACAAAAAATTAGTGATTTTTGGGTGTGGTGAGACCAATGATGGTGCCACGACAGAAACTAGGATTGAAAATGCGACTAAGTGTGCGTTAGAAGATCTCGATGGTTGGTCAACCACAGCGCCGTTTTCATTAGCGATGACAGGTGATGTATCACAGCTTGATGCCAACACCTTTAAAGACAATGTACGTTTGTTTGCGGAGCGCTCGTTTCCTTTGAGTGGTTATGGTGAGCTGAAATACGGTAAAGATTTTACAGTACAAGCGACTGAATTTAATCACCTCCAAGTTCTACCGCTACGTCCTTTTGCGGCGGCAACTCAGCATGTTTTAGTGGTATCAAATGGCCTGAAAAGCACCAATGGCGATGCGGTTAAACCATCCGTTGCATTTAATGATTTACTCAATAATGACCAAACTGATCCCGTGTTAGCAGCTTATAAGGCGCAGACAGAAGCCTTGTTTACCGAGTTGGCAGATGAATCGATAACAGCTGCGAATACTTTTTATATTGCAGGTATCTACACCCAATCTATTGGTAAAGTATTAAAGTCATTAGCTAAACAACCAGAGGCGGACGCTAATGGCTTGGTGTCGAGTGATGTACCAGAAGAACACCTTGTCGGTGCAGGTTTACCGCCACAAGTGCTCGATACCATAGTGGGGCGAGTGGTTGGCGGTATCATTGGTAACCCAGACATTGATCCTAACTTCTGTGAAAGTAACTTTGGTGATGGTTTACTCGTTGAGTGCGTTCGTAAACTACAAGCGAGGGTTAAACTGCCTTATTACCTTGCTGATTCAACAGCGATGACAAGTGCTAATTGTTCAGTGGACAGTAACAATCAAGCTGATGCCCGTTTTTGGTTTAAAACGGATGGTATTAAGGTTGAGGAAGATGAAAGCTACTTTGAGAGCTACCGTTTCACCCGTGACAGCTGTCAGTCGCTTTACAGTACATGGAATGTGGTAGGGACAGGGACAATCCGAGA
The nucleotide sequence above comes from Photobacterium swingsii. Encoded proteins:
- the nirB gene encoding nitrite reductase large subunit NirB translates to MDKEHLIIVGNGMVGHHLVQQLVEQGATEQFHITVIGEERYAAYDRVQLSSLFSGKNHRDLMLGDSQWYQDNKIELILGSCVTQIDRMQQRVELDSEVILGYDKLVLATGSAPFVPPIKGHDRDNCFVYRTLDDLCAIRKACDGARTGAVIGGGLLGLEAANALRLLGVKTHVVEFAPRLMPVQLDEGAGALLAEKVSDLGVSVHTSMMTESICDGETGKHRLTFKDRDPLEVDVLVFSAGIRPQDQLARLAELDVGERGGIVINDHCQTSDPAIYAIGECALWQQRIFGLVAPGYTMARIAADNLLGGNKAFSGADMSTKLKLLGVDVASIGDAQMQTKGAREVVLQDNQAGSYKKLITDAKGERLLGAILVGDNSDYDALLQCYLNQTALPDHAAHLLFDTSMLLGTQNEAAIICSCHNVTRGELVAKVQAGCHDLGELKQCTKAGTGCGGCGTMVKTILDDEMAAMGMEVNDHLCEHFAYSRQALYHLCQVEGLRTFEELVDKYGTGLGCDICKPTAASIFASLWNEHVLESHHQPLQDSNDAFLANIQKDGSYSVVPRVPGGEITPDKLIVLGQVAQKFDLYTKITGGQRVDLFGAQLSQLPAIWEALIHAGFETGHAYGKSLRTVKSCVGSTWCRYGVDDSVSLAIELENRYKGLRSPHKLKFAVSGCTRECAEAQSKDIGIIATENGWNLYVGGNGGMRPRHANLFASDLDKTTLIQYIDRFLMFYVKTADRLQRTSVWVESVDGGLAYLKQVVIDDELGIADELESQMAHVINTYQCEWQTTLNSEEKLARFTQFVNTKTDPAIATPQVGYQRIRGQRIPLKEVQ
- a CDS encoding OmpP1/FadL family transporter, producing the protein MKIDHTKVLLGALGLWSGMTSAAGFQIAEHSASGLGRAFSGEAVIADNAATLARNPASMSMLQGTNVSSGIAYIDPDIQIEFSKGTTVDAFEDEAAPPAFVPNFFMTHELNDKITLGFGSYSDFGLASEYSEEVNEEFGVIAGNTSVTVINLNSSIAYEVNDQLALGVSASLLLAQAELNRFSPIAGMVTGGETDVFASLEGTGIGFGYKVGAVYKLNEDHRWGLAYTGASDIDMSGEFSGVQMNTDNAKLDYVKNVDGELTLNLPSIIELSGYHQLTHEFAVHYSWVHIGWSSFQEIKATSKGNECSNAGESDKVCLQKPEEWKDSNRYSLGATYKITPHWTVRSGVAYDETPTDQHVTASIPDSDRMWYSAGLSYYRGDHQFDFGLTYLEGETGEIIEEEGLFFKTTTSNAMLYAIQYSYTF
- the nirD gene encoding nitrite reductase small subunit NirD, with the translated sequence MWTKVCHREHLIPESGRAALVGQQQLALFYLPSIQEQVFAIGNWDPIGKAFVISRGIVGDIAGQLCVASPLYKQHFQLATGECIEQKDIQLPVWKTQWRGEELWIRMTPKPG